One region of Enterobacter ludwigii genomic DNA includes:
- a CDS encoding ROK family transcriptional regulator, producing MTPGGQAQIGNVDLVKQLNSAAVYRLIDQHGPISRIQIAEQSQLAPASVTKITRQLIERGLIKEVDQQASTGGRRAISIITETRNFQAIGVRLGRHDTTLTLYDLSSKAIAEEHYPLPERTQETLEHALLNTIAQFIESCQRKIRELIAISVILPGLVDPESGVIRYMPHIQVENWGLVDALEKRFKVTCFVGHDIRSLALAEHYFGASQDCEDSILVRVHRGTGAGIISNGRIFIGRNGNVGEIGHIQVEPLGERCHCGNFGCLETIAANTAIEQRVRHLLEQGYQSRVTLDDCKIGTICKAANKGDALACEVIEQVGRHLGKTIAIAINLFNPQKVVIAGEIVEAEKVLLPAIEGCINTQALKAFRQNLPVVRSKLDHRSAIGAFALVKRAMLNGILLQHLLES from the coding sequence ATGACACCAGGCGGACAAGCTCAAATAGGTAATGTCGATCTCGTTAAACAACTTAACAGTGCGGCGGTTTATCGTCTGATTGACCAGCACGGGCCTATCTCGCGAATTCAGATAGCCGAACAAAGCCAGCTTGCTCCCGCCAGCGTGACAAAAATTACCCGCCAGCTCATCGAGCGCGGTTTGATCAAAGAAGTCGATCAACAGGCCTCCACCGGAGGCCGCCGCGCTATCTCTATTATTACCGAAACCCGTAATTTTCAGGCCATTGGCGTCCGCCTTGGCCGTCATGACACCACGCTTACGCTCTACGATCTGAGCAGCAAAGCCATTGCGGAAGAGCACTACCCCCTTCCTGAACGCACTCAGGAGACCCTGGAACACGCGCTGCTGAATACCATCGCGCAGTTTATTGAAAGCTGTCAGCGTAAAATCCGTGAACTCATCGCCATCTCCGTGATTCTGCCTGGTCTGGTCGACCCGGAAAGCGGCGTGATCCGCTATATGCCGCACATCCAGGTTGAAAACTGGGGGCTGGTCGATGCGCTGGAAAAGCGCTTTAAAGTGACCTGTTTTGTAGGCCATGACATTCGCTCTCTGGCGCTGGCGGAGCACTATTTTGGTGCCAGTCAGGACTGCGAAGACTCTATTCTGGTGCGCGTTCACCGCGGTACAGGTGCAGGCATTATCTCTAATGGGCGTATTTTTATTGGTCGCAACGGTAATGTCGGTGAGATCGGCCATATTCAGGTCGAGCCGCTTGGCGAACGTTGCCACTGCGGAAACTTTGGTTGTCTTGAGACCATTGCCGCCAACACGGCCATTGAGCAGCGTGTTCGCCATTTGCTTGAACAGGGTTATCAAAGCCGCGTCACGCTGGACGATTGCAAGATAGGAACTATCTGTAAAGCCGCCAATAAAGGCGACGCGCTGGCCTGTGAGGTGATCGAGCAGGTTGGACGCCACCTGGGTAAAACCATTGCTATCGCGATTAACCTGTTTAACCCGCAAAAAGTGGTGATCGCCGGTGAAATTGTTGAGGCGGAAAAGGTACTGCTGCCCGCCATTGAAGGCTGTATTAATACCCAGGCGCTGAAAGCATTCCGCCAGAATCTCCCGGTTGTTCGTTCAAAGCTTGACCATCGTTCAGCGATTGGCGCATTCGCGCTGGTAAAACGTGCGATGCTCAACGGCATTCTGTTGCAGCATTTGCTGGAAAGTT